AGTCTGTACCAGCTTCTGGTATCCCTGAGACTCTATTCGTATTAACAAAAGAGCTTCAAGCACTAGCTCTTGATGTAGATATTATGGACGAGGTAGAAGATAATGAGTAAATTAGTACCAGTTGAAGTAACAGAAGATAGCAGACCACAGGATATTAAACAGCTTCAGTTTAGACTAGCGTCACCTGAAAAAGTTTTATCTTGGTCAAACGGTGAAGTTAAAAAACCTGAAACTATTAACTACCGTACTTTAAAGCCTGAACGTGACGGGCTTTTCTGTGCAAAAATTTTCGGACCTGTTCGTGACTACGAGTGTCTTTGTGGTAAATACAAAAAGATGCGTTACAAAGGTGTTGTATGTGAGAAATGTGGTGTTGAAGTAACATCTACAAAAGTTCGTCGTACTCGTATGGGGCATATCGAGCTTGTAACTCCTGTTGCACACATTTGGTATGTATCTTCATTACCATCTCGTATCGGTACACTTCTTGGTATCAAAATGAAAGATTTAGAGCGTGTACTTTACTACGAAGCATACATTGTAGAAGAGGGTGGTGAAGCATACTATGATGCTGAAGCAAAAACTCCTGTTGCTAAATATGATGTATTAAATGAAGAACAATACCGTACATTAGTTCAAAGATTCGGTGAATTAGGTTTCAAAGCTCGTATGGGTGGTGAAGTTGTTCGCGATCTATTAGACTCTATTGATCTTGTTGAAGTATTTAACCAATTAAGAGAAGAGATCGAAGAGACTCGTTCAGAAGCTAAGAAAAAAACAATCAACAAACGTTTAAAAGTTATTGAGTCTTTCTTAAACTCTGGAAATAATCCAGCATGGATGATGTTAACTGTATTACCGGTTCTTCCACCAGATTTACGTCCACTTGTATCACTTGATGGTGGTAAATTTGCAGTATCTGATGTTAATGATCTTTATCGCCGTGTTATCAACAGAAATCAACGTTTAAAACGTTTAGTTGAACTTGAAGCTCCGGAAATTATTGTTAGAAATGAAAAGCGTATGCTTCAAGAGTCTGTTGATGCACTTTTTGACAATGGTCGTCGTGCAAATGCTGTTAAAGGTGCAAACAAACGTCCACTTAAATCTTTAAGTGAAATCATTAAAGGTAAACAAGGTCGTTTCCGTCAAAACCTTCTTGGTAAGCGTGTTGACTTCTCTGGACGTTCTGTAATCGTTGTTGGACCGGACCTTAGAATGGATCAATGTGGTTTACCTAAGAAAATGGCTCTTGAGCTGTTCAAGCCGCATCTAATCGCTAAATTAGAAGATAAAGGGTATGCAACTACAGTAAAAGCTGCTAAGAAAATGATCGAAGACAAAACAAACGAAGTTTGGGAATGTCTTGCTGAAATCGTTGATGGTTATCCAATTATGCTTAACCGTGCACCGACACTTCACAAACTATCGATCCAAGCATTCCACCCAAGACTAATTGATGGAAAAGCTATTCAGCTTCACCCATTAGTTTGTGCTGCGTTTAATGCCGACTTCGATGGTGACCAGATGGCTGTTCATGTACCTTTAAGTTCAGAAGCTATTGCTGAAGCAAAAGTTCTTATGCTTGCATCTATGAACGTTCTTCTTCCGGCTTCTGGTAAAGCGATCGCTACACCTTCACAAGATATGGTCCTTGGTATCTACTACCTATCTTTAGAGAAAAATGGTGTAAAAGGTTCTAATAAACTATTTGCTAACGTTGATGAAATTAACATTGCATTAGAGAACAAAGCGCTTGATATTCATGCAAAAGTTAGAACTCGTGTTGATGGAAGAATTATCCATACAACTGCCGGTCGCCTTTTAATTAAAGCAATCCTTCCAGATTTTGTTCCTGCTGAATTATGGAATAAAACTATGAAGAAAAAAGCTATCAATGAGATGGTTGACTATGTTCAAAAGCATGGTGGTATTGGTGTAACTGCATCATTCTTAGATAGATTAAAAGATCTAGGTTTCAAACATGCGACTGAGGCTGGTGTATCTATTTCAGCTGATGATATTCGTGTTCCAGATATGAAAGAGGGGAAAATTAACGAGTCTAAAAACCGTGTAATTGAGATCCAAAAACAATTTGAAGCAGGTCTTTTAACTGAACAAGAAAGATACAATAAAATTATCGACGTTTGGACAGATACAAATAATACACTTGCAGCAGAGATGATGGAACTGGTTCAAAACGATAAAGACGGTTTCAACTCTATCCATATGATGGCTGATTCTGGTGCGAGGGGTTCTGCAGCTCAGATTCGTCAGCTTGCTGGTATGCGTGGTCTTATGGCTAAACCAAGTGGTGACATTATTGAGACTCCGATTATCTCGAACTTCAAAGAGGGTCTAAACGTAATCGAGTACTTTATTTCAACTCACGGTGCGCGTAAAGGTCTTGCCGATACAGCACTTAAAACAGCGAATGCGGGTTACTTAACACGTAAACTTGTTGACGTTGCACAAAACGTGAAAATTGTTGAGCATGACTGTCATACTCACGAAGGTATCGAAATTACAGATATCTCTGATCAAAATACGTTAATCGAGTCTTTAGAAGACAGACTTAACGGTCGTGTACTTGCTGATGATGTAATCGACCCAATCTCTAATGAGATCCTTTTTGCAGAGGGTACATTACTTGACGAAGAGAGTGCAAAAGTTATTGCTGAGGCTGGAATCAAGTCAGCTCACATTAGAACTCCGACAACATGTAAAAGTGAAGAGGGTATCTGTGCACTATGTTACGGTGTTAACCTTGCAACTGGTCACATTGTACGTCCTGGTGAGGCTGTTGGTATTGTAGCTGCTCAATCAATTGGTGAGCCGGGTACACAGCTTACACTTCGTACATTCCACGTTGGGGGTACTGCGAGTTCAACTGCTCAAGAGCGTCAAGTTGTAGCTGAAAAAGAAGGTTTTATCCGTTATTATAACCTTAAAACGTACCAAAACAAAGAGGGTAAAAACATAGTAGCTAACCGTCGTAATGCGGCTGTATTACTTGTTGAGCCAAAAATTAAAGCACCTTTCTCTGGAAAAGTTGAAATTCAAACTATCCACGATGAAGTATTAGTAAGCATTACAGGTAAAGATGAAACTGTTCGTTACGCACTTCGTAAAAATGAGATCGCTAAGCCTAATGAGCTTGCTGGTGTAAGCGGTCAAATTGAAGGAAAGTACTACTTCCCATATGCAAATGGAACAGAAGTAGAAGCAGAAGATTCTATCGTTGAAACTATTAAAGACGGATGGAACGTACCATCACGTGTACCATACGCATCTGAATTATTAGTTGATAACGGTGCACCTGTTACACAAAAAATCTATGCTAAAGAGCAAGGAACTGTTAAGTACTTCCTACTTAAAGGTGACTATTTAGAAAGATTTGAAGGTCTTAAATCTGGTTACGAAGTAAAAGAGAAAGGTCTTTTTGCAGCTGTAATTGATGAGAACAACCGTGAGGCTGTACGTCACTACATCGCACGTGGTTCAGTTATCGTTACAGAAGATGATGAAGTAGTTGAATCAACTAGTCTTATCGCTAAACCTGCATCTGATGAATCAGTTGTAATTGCAGAATGGGATCCATATTCAAATCCTATTATCTCTGAAGCAAGCGGTAAAGTGAAATATGAAGATATCATTGTTGGTACTACAGCAACTGAGCAACTTGATGAGCTAACTGGTAAAACTCGTCTAATGATTAATGATCACATCTCATCTGAGTACAAGCCGACAATCGTGTTAGCTACTGAAGATGGTGAGTTATTACGTTATGCAATTGAGCCTAAATCTTCTTTATTCGTTAAAGATGGTCAAGAGGTAAAAATTGCTGATATCATTGCGAAAACACCAAAAGCACTTCAAAAGTCATCGGATATTACAGGGGGTCTTCCACGTGTATCTGAACTATTTGAAGGTCGTCGTCCTAAAGCTACTGCACTTATCTCTGAGATAGATGGTACAGTAAGTTTTGGTAAACCGTTACGTGGTAAAGTGCGTATCATTGTAAGCAACTCTGAAAACGGTATTGTAAAAGAGTACTTTGTAGATAAATCACACGAAGCAGTTGTTAATGCAGGTGACTTTGTTCACGCTGGTGAGCGTTTAACTACTGGTATCTTGTCTTCACACGAGTTATTAAGAATTATGGGTGTTAAAGCACTTTATAATTACCTCGTATCTGAAGTACAACAAGTTTACCGTTCTCAAGGGGTTAATATCGCTGATAAACATATTGAGGTTATCTTCACTCAGATGTTAAGACAAGTTAAGATCTTAAAATCTGGAGATACGAAGTTTATCGAAGGTGATTTAGTTTCTAAAGCAAAATTTGCTCAAGAGAATGAAAAAATTATCCGTCTTGGTGGTCGTCCTGCGATTGCTGAGCCATTCCTTGTTGGTATCACACGTGCTGCAGTATCTGCTGATTCTATTATCTCAGCTGCATCATTCCAAGATACAACTAAAGTATTAACTGAAGCTGCTGTAAGTGCTAAAGTTGATAACTTAGACAACTTAAAAGAAAACGTTATTATTGGTAGAACTATCCCTGTTGGTACAGGTATCTACAAAGATAAAACAGTAACTTTTGAATCTTCAGAAGAGTAGGGAGTAAGCCTTTAGGCTACTCTTTACAACTTTCAACTATTTATCCAAAAAATCTACATCTATTTTAAAACAAATTAAAAACCACTTAAAATAAGCAAACTTTAATTACTATTTCTGTAGTATTTCGTGTCTATAACTCTCTAAATTTTAGTGAGTTACATTCTACTGGAAAAATTAAGTTAAAGGAAATATATGCCTACAATCAATCAATTGATTCGTAAAGAGCGTAAAAAAGTAGTAAAGAAATCAAAATCTGCTGCTTTAAAAGCTTGTCCACAGCGTCGTGGTGTATGTACTCGTGTTTACACAACTACACCTAAAAAACCAAACTCGGCTTTAAGAAAAGTTGCAAAAGTTAGATTAACTTCTGGAATCGAAGTTATTTCATATATTGGTGGTGAGGGTCACAACCTTCAAGAGCACTCTATCGTACTAGTACGTGGTGGTAGGGTAAAAGATTTACCGGGTGTTAAGTATCACATCGTTCGTGGTGCACTAGATACTGCTGGTGTTGCTAACCGTTTAGTTGGTCGTTCTAAATACGGTACTAAAAAACCTAAAAAATAGTAGAACTATTTTTTTAAGATATATTCAAAGATAGCTGCAGGGTACAACTAGATGTACTTTGAGTAAATTTTTTGAAAAAAATTGAAGATAAGGAAAAAAACAAATGAGAAGAAGAAAAGCTCCTGTTCGTGAAATTATGCCGGATCCAGTATATGGAAGCAAAGTTTTAACGAAATTTATTAACAAAGTAATGTTAGATGGTAAAAAATCTACTGCAGAAAAAATTATCTACAGTGCGTTAGATGTAATCTCTGCAAAAGGTGAGAAATCAGGAATCGATACATTCAACGAAGCTATTGAGAATATTAAACCTATTATTGAGGTTAAAAGTCGCCGTGTTGGTGGTGCTACTTATCAAGTTCCAGTAGAAGTACGTCCAGTGCGTCAACAGTCTTTAGCTATCCGTTGGTTAGTTGATGCTGCAAGAAAAAGAAATGAAAGAACAATGGCTGAGAGATTAGCTAACGAGTTTATGGATGCTGCTGCTGAAAAAGGTACTGCGTTCAAGAAGAAAGAAGATACTTACAAAATGGCTGAAGCAAATAAAGCATTTGCTCACTACCGTTGGTAATATAATAAGGTAATTATAAAATGGCAAGATCTCATAAATTAAGCGATGTAAGAAACATTGGTATTGCTGCTCACATTGATGCTGGTAAAACAACAACAACTGAGCGTATCCTTTTCTATACAGGTGTTGAGCATAAAATCGGTGAAGTTCACGATGGTGCTGCAACAATGGACTGGATGGAGCAAGAGCAAGAGCGTGGTATTACAATTACTTCAGCTGCTACAACATGTGAATGGAGCGGTAAACAAATTAATATTATCGATACTCCGGGTCACGTTGACTTTACTATTGAAGTTGAGCGTTCTATGCGTGTACTTGATGGTGCTGTATCTGTATTCTGTGCAGTTGGTGGTGTTCAACCTCAATCTGAAACAGTTTGGAGACAAAGAAACCGTTATGGTGTACCTTCAATCGTTTTCGTAAACAAATATGATAGAACTGGTGCTGATTTCTATGAAGTAGAGCGTCAAATTCGTGAGCGTCTTAAAGGGAATCCGGTTCCTATTCAACTTCCTATCGGTGCTGAAGATCAATTCGAAGGTGTAATTGACTTAGTACAAATGAAAGAGATTGTTTGGGATGCTGAAGCTGCTATGGGTTCTGCATACAATACACAAGATATCCGTGCTGATTATCAAGAAAAAGCTGAAGAATACCGTGAAAAAATGATTGAAGAGATCTCTGCAGTTGACGGTAATGAAGAGTTAATGGAAAAATTCTTAGAGGGTGAAGATATCTCTGAAGAAGAATTAAAAGCTGCAATCAAAGCTGCTACTATCGGTATGCACATTGTTCCAATGACTGTTGGTACAGCTTTTAAAAACAAAGGTGTTCAAACTTTACTTGACGCTGTTGTTGATTACCTTCCAGCTCCAACTGAAGTACCGGCTATTAAAGGTACAATGATGGATGATGAAGAGCAAGAAGTTACAGTTCCTTCAACTGATGATGGTGAATTCGCTTCATTAGCATTCAAAATTATGACTGACCCATTCGTTGGACAGTTAACTTTCATCCGTGTTTACCGTGGTTCTTTAGAATCAGGTTCATACGTACACAATTCAACTAAAGATAAAAAAGAGCGTATTGGTCGTATCATGAAAATGCATGCTATCAAACGTGAAGAAGTTAAAGAGATCTACGCTGGTGAGATCGGTGCGGTTGTTGGTCTTAAATATACTACAACTGGTGATACTCTTTGTTCTGAAAAAGATAAAGTTGTTCTTGAAAGAATGGACTTCCCAGATCCGGTTATCTCTGTTGCAGTTGAACCAAAAACAAAAGCTGACCAAGAAAAAATGGGTATCGCTCTAGGTAAACTAGCTGCAGAAGATCCATCTTTCCGTGTTGCTACTGATGAAGAGACTGGTCAAACTATTATTTCTGGTATGGGTGAGTTACACCTTGAGATTATTGTTGACCGTATGAAGCGTGAGTTTAAAGTTGAAGCTGAAGTTGGTGCTCCACAGGTATCTTACCGTGAAGCTATCAGAAGCGAAGTTGACAAAAACTACAAATATGCTAAACAGTCTGGTGGTCGTGGACAATATGGTCACGTTGTATTCAAAATGAAACCAGGTGAAGCTGGTGAAGGTCTTGTATTCCACAACGAAATCAAAGGTGGTGTTATTCCTAAAGAGTACGTTCCTGCTATTGAAAAAGGTATGGAAGAGTCTATGAAAAACGGTGTACTTGCTGGCTTCCCAATTGAAGATGTTGAAGTTACACTTTACGATGGTTCTTACCACGAAGTTGACTCGAATGAGATGTCATTCAAAATCGCTGCTTCAATGGGATTCAAAGAAGCTGCTCGTGAAGCAAGCCCAGCTATTCTTGAACCAATCATGAAAGTTGAAGTTGAAGTACCTGAAGAGTATATGGGTGACGTTATCGGTGACCTTAACCGTCGTCGTGGTCAAGTTAACTCTATGGGTGATAGAAGCGGTAACAAAATTGTTGACGCTCACGTTCCTCTTTCTGAGATGTTCGGATACTCTACTGATCTACGTTCAAATACACAAGGTCGTGCTACATACGCTATGGAATTCGATCACTACGAAGAAGTTCCAAGAAACGTATCTGAAGAGATCATCAAAAAACGTAACGGATAATTTTTATCCATCCTCTATAAGACTTCCATTTGGAGGTCTTATAACCCCTTCATTATCTAATAAATCAAAAATTTGCTATAATACCACAAAAATTAATAGGTTATAAAATGCGTAAATTGTTCTTATTAGTATTATTATCTACACTACTTTTTTCGAAAAATCCCGATGTATATGCTGCTTTAGGTGATGTTATATATAATAATGTTGACAATATTAGTAAGTTAAAAGATATAAATCAATTTAGTGTTTACAAGGATAAAATAGAAAAATATACTCAAAAAGTAAATGCTACAAAAGCTTTTGGTTTTAAAATAGAACAGGGGGAACCAAACTTTGATAAAAAAACCTATTTATCAAGTTTAAGAGCACTTTCCAGAGATAATGATTTCTTTTTGCGATTAGCTAAAAAATTTTATGAAGATTCAATTACAACAGAAAACTCGCAACTTTTTTCTGAGATAATCAACAGTGGTCTTATTAATACTGATGAACATAAACAAGAGATTATTGACTACTATTTTGCACATCAAGAAGATATAAATGCTTCAGGTGTTATACAAGCATTTCTTGATGCAGATGCAGGTCTTAGAGGGAAAAAAGAGACTGAGCTAAAAAATATAAAATCAAAAAGAGAACGTGAACTTGAGAGAATTAAGCAGATAAGAGAAAAAGACAAAAGAGAACAAGAAGCACTAGAGCAAAAACTGCAAAAAGAGTTAGAAGCTAAGAAAAAAGAGGTTCGTGAAGAACAAAAAAGAGAGCTGTTAAAAACGAGATAATATCAAGACCAGTTAAACTCTTCATACTCACTCGGTCTGCCTTCTAAAGTGACATATGGAGTGTAATCTTTCTTATACTCTAAAGATGGACATCCTTCTACATAGTAACCTAAATATATCCATTTTTTTTCGTATCGCTTTGCAAATTCTATCTGTTTATATAAAGATAATCTACCAAGAGAATATTGTGCAAAGTCCGGATTGTAATAGAAATAGATCGAAGATATTCCATCTTGCAAAATATCTATAAGATCAACACCTATAAGTTTGTCTTGAAAAAAATATAACACTTCATAACCGAAATTTTCATATCCGCTGACAAAAGAATTAAAGTAATGATCAGGAGAAGTTGGAGAATAATCCCACCCCTTTTTTTCATTCATATATTTATGGTACTTATCAAAAAGTTCTAGATGGGTTTTTGTCATTGTAGGGTGTTGTACAACAATAGAGATATCTTTAGCTTTTTTTAGTACACGTCTGGCAGATTTTGAAAATATAAAATTATTAACATCTATTTTTATACTTTGACATTCATGACAATCTGTACATATAGGTCGAAAATACATTTTCCCAAATCTTCTATATCCTCTTTCTATTAACTCTTGACAAGCAGTAGCAGAACATTTGTCTATTACTTTATAGTGTGTAGTTTGTTGCATATTTTCTAGATATGAGCATTTATCTTCGAGTAGAAATTCTTTAAGTAAGTTCATAAGTGAATTTTGACATAATTTTGCTTTATTAAAAGCTAAAGGTTAATTGTGGAATTTTTTTTAAAACATCAGACAGTTATTTTTAGAAGTGTAGGTGCTTTTTTACTTGTAATGGGATTCGCACTTTACTTTTGGGCAGCGCCGCAAAAAGTATTAAGTGAGAATGAAAGGGCAGCTGCAAACTTAGCACGTATGGAAGCTTCTGTAAGTGGCAGTAGTTCATCAAAGGCTTCAGCACGACAGCAATCAAATGCTTCACCAATATCTGCAGCTATGCAAGAAACACAAAAAAAACAGATTAGAATGTTAATGATTATGGTAATGATATTTGGCGCAGGGTTTTTAGGATACAGTTTTTTAAAAAAGAAAGAATAAAGAGATGATTACTCCTCTTTATTCTGTGCTATAAGTACCCCTTCGATCATCTTATCGATATCACCGTCAAGAATAGCCGGAACATTTGTGTAAGCTTCGTTACTTCTTGTATCTTTTACTTGTTGATACGGTTGCATAACGTACGAGCGGATCTGATGCCCCCAGCCAATTTCACTTTTTTCTATACCAGCTTCTTTGGCTTTTTGCTCTTCAAGTTCTAATTCATATAAACGTGATTTTAACATCTTCATTGCAGTAGCTTTATTTTTATGTTGACTTCTATCATTTTGACACTGTACAACTACTCCGGTTGCTATATGGGTAATACGGATAGCAGATTCAGTTTTATTAACGTGTTGTCCACCTGCACCACTCGCACGGTAAGTGTCTATACGAATATCTTTATCTTCTATAACAATATCGATATCATCATCAATTTCCGGTGAAACCATAACAGAGGAGAATGATGTATGTCTTTTGGCATTGGAATCAAACGGAGAAATACGAACAAGTCTGTGGATACCGTTTTCAACTTTTAAATAGCCATAAGCATTCTCACCTTTAATGAGAATAGATACATCTTTGATACCCGCTTCATCACCTGCTTGATAATCTAGTACTTCTACCTTAAAATCATGTCTTTCTGCCCAACGTTTATACATACGTAGCAGCATACTTGCCCAGTCTTGAGATTCTGTTCCCCCGGCTCCAGGATGGATCGAAAGAATTGCATTTGAAGCATCACTCTCACCGCTGAGTAAAACTTCGATCTCCATAGAACGGATCTGTTCTTCAAGTTCGGGAGCATCCGCAAAAAGTGCCTCTATAGATTCTTCATCATCTTCCTCTTTTGCCATCTCATAAAGATCAGCTGCATCATCAACGGCAGATTTGGCAATATTATATTTTTCTAGTTTTCTTTGAATCTGAGTTTTCTCTTTTTGGATCTTTGCAGCATTTGTCGCATCGTTCCAAAATTCAGGATCGTTTTCAAGTGTTTCGATCTCTTGGAGTCTCTCTTGCAATTTCGCAGGTTCAACTACACCCGTAATATTCTCCATTTTTATTTTGATATTTTTTAAAAGTTCTGTGTATTCGTAGTTATCCATAGTTTTCCCATTATCTTCTATGTTATAAAGATATATCATAGATACTTGTTATATAATTGCGATTATATTATATTGGGACTTAAAATGAAGATTATTTATGAACCATTAGAGTTACAGACATATCTAAAAGAGCAAAATAAAACTATAGGGTATGTACCGACAATGGGTGCACTTCACGAAGGGCATATAGAGCTGATAAAAA
Above is a window of Sulfurimonas marina DNA encoding:
- the rpoC gene encoding DNA-directed RNA polymerase subunit beta'; the protein is MSKLVPVEVTEDSRPQDIKQLQFRLASPEKVLSWSNGEVKKPETINYRTLKPERDGLFCAKIFGPVRDYECLCGKYKKMRYKGVVCEKCGVEVTSTKVRRTRMGHIELVTPVAHIWYVSSLPSRIGTLLGIKMKDLERVLYYEAYIVEEGGEAYYDAEAKTPVAKYDVLNEEQYRTLVQRFGELGFKARMGGEVVRDLLDSIDLVEVFNQLREEIEETRSEAKKKTINKRLKVIESFLNSGNNPAWMMLTVLPVLPPDLRPLVSLDGGKFAVSDVNDLYRRVINRNQRLKRLVELEAPEIIVRNEKRMLQESVDALFDNGRRANAVKGANKRPLKSLSEIIKGKQGRFRQNLLGKRVDFSGRSVIVVGPDLRMDQCGLPKKMALELFKPHLIAKLEDKGYATTVKAAKKMIEDKTNEVWECLAEIVDGYPIMLNRAPTLHKLSIQAFHPRLIDGKAIQLHPLVCAAFNADFDGDQMAVHVPLSSEAIAEAKVLMLASMNVLLPASGKAIATPSQDMVLGIYYLSLEKNGVKGSNKLFANVDEINIALENKALDIHAKVRTRVDGRIIHTTAGRLLIKAILPDFVPAELWNKTMKKKAINEMVDYVQKHGGIGVTASFLDRLKDLGFKHATEAGVSISADDIRVPDMKEGKINESKNRVIEIQKQFEAGLLTEQERYNKIIDVWTDTNNTLAAEMMELVQNDKDGFNSIHMMADSGARGSAAQIRQLAGMRGLMAKPSGDIIETPIISNFKEGLNVIEYFISTHGARKGLADTALKTANAGYLTRKLVDVAQNVKIVEHDCHTHEGIEITDISDQNTLIESLEDRLNGRVLADDVIDPISNEILFAEGTLLDEESAKVIAEAGIKSAHIRTPTTCKSEEGICALCYGVNLATGHIVRPGEAVGIVAAQSIGEPGTQLTLRTFHVGGTASSTAQERQVVAEKEGFIRYYNLKTYQNKEGKNIVANRRNAAVLLVEPKIKAPFSGKVEIQTIHDEVLVSITGKDETVRYALRKNEIAKPNELAGVSGQIEGKYYFPYANGTEVEAEDSIVETIKDGWNVPSRVPYASELLVDNGAPVTQKIYAKEQGTVKYFLLKGDYLERFEGLKSGYEVKEKGLFAAVIDENNREAVRHYIARGSVIVTEDDEVVESTSLIAKPASDESVVIAEWDPYSNPIISEASGKVKYEDIIVGTTATEQLDELTGKTRLMINDHISSEYKPTIVLATEDGELLRYAIEPKSSLFVKDGQEVKIADIIAKTPKALQKSSDITGGLPRVSELFEGRRPKATALISEIDGTVSFGKPLRGKVRIIVSNSENGIVKEYFVDKSHEAVVNAGDFVHAGERLTTGILSSHELLRIMGVKALYNYLVSEVQQVYRSQGVNIADKHIEVIFTQMLRQVKILKSGDTKFIEGDLVSKAKFAQENEKIIRLGGRPAIAEPFLVGITRAAVSADSIISAASFQDTTKVLTEAAVSAKVDNLDNLKENVIIGRTIPVGTGIYKDKTVTFESSEE
- the rpsL gene encoding 30S ribosomal protein S12; protein product: MPTINQLIRKERKKVVKKSKSAALKACPQRRGVCTRVYTTTPKKPNSALRKVAKVRLTSGIEVISYIGGEGHNLQEHSIVLVRGGRVKDLPGVKYHIVRGALDTAGVANRLVGRSKYGTKKPKK
- the rpsG gene encoding 30S ribosomal protein S7 is translated as MRRRKAPVREIMPDPVYGSKVLTKFINKVMLDGKKSTAEKIIYSALDVISAKGEKSGIDTFNEAIENIKPIIEVKSRRVGGATYQVPVEVRPVRQQSLAIRWLVDAARKRNERTMAERLANEFMDAAAEKGTAFKKKEDTYKMAEANKAFAHYRW
- the fusA gene encoding elongation factor G, which gives rise to MARSHKLSDVRNIGIAAHIDAGKTTTTERILFYTGVEHKIGEVHDGAATMDWMEQEQERGITITSAATTCEWSGKQINIIDTPGHVDFTIEVERSMRVLDGAVSVFCAVGGVQPQSETVWRQRNRYGVPSIVFVNKYDRTGADFYEVERQIRERLKGNPVPIQLPIGAEDQFEGVIDLVQMKEIVWDAEAAMGSAYNTQDIRADYQEKAEEYREKMIEEISAVDGNEELMEKFLEGEDISEEELKAAIKAATIGMHIVPMTVGTAFKNKGVQTLLDAVVDYLPAPTEVPAIKGTMMDDEEQEVTVPSTDDGEFASLAFKIMTDPFVGQLTFIRVYRGSLESGSYVHNSTKDKKERIGRIMKMHAIKREEVKEIYAGEIGAVVGLKYTTTGDTLCSEKDKVVLERMDFPDPVISVAVEPKTKADQEKMGIALGKLAAEDPSFRVATDEETGQTIISGMGELHLEIIVDRMKREFKVEAEVGAPQVSYREAIRSEVDKNYKYAKQSGGRGQYGHVVFKMKPGEAGEGLVFHNEIKGGVIPKEYVPAIEKGMEESMKNGVLAGFPIEDVEVTLYDGSYHEVDSNEMSFKIAASMGFKEAAREASPAILEPIMKVEVEVPEEYMGDVIGDLNRRRGQVNSMGDRSGNKIVDAHVPLSEMFGYSTDLRSNTQGRATYAMEFDHYEEVPRNVSEEIIKKRNG
- a CDS encoding arginyltransferase, with the translated sequence MNLLKEFLLEDKCSYLENMQQTTHYKVIDKCSATACQELIERGYRRFGKMYFRPICTDCHECQSIKIDVNNFIFSKSARRVLKKAKDISIVVQHPTMTKTHLELFDKYHKYMNEKKGWDYSPTSPDHYFNSFVSGYENFGYEVLYFFQDKLIGVDLIDILQDGISSIYFYYNPDFAQYSLGRLSLYKQIEFAKRYEKKWIYLGYYVEGCPSLEYKKDYTPYVTLEGRPSEYEEFNWS
- the prfB gene encoding peptide chain release factor 2; amino-acid sequence: MDNYEYTELLKNIKIKMENITGVVEPAKLQERLQEIETLENDPEFWNDATNAAKIQKEKTQIQRKLEKYNIAKSAVDDAADLYEMAKEEDDEESIEALFADAPELEEQIRSMEIEVLLSGESDASNAILSIHPGAGGTESQDWASMLLRMYKRWAERHDFKVEVLDYQAGDEAGIKDVSILIKGENAYGYLKVENGIHRLVRISPFDSNAKRHTSFSSVMVSPEIDDDIDIVIEDKDIRIDTYRASGAGGQHVNKTESAIRITHIATGVVVQCQNDRSQHKNKATAMKMLKSRLYELELEEQKAKEAGIEKSEIGWGHQIRSYVMQPYQQVKDTRSNEAYTNVPAILDGDIDKMIEGVLIAQNKEE